Proteins found in one Planococcus citri chromosome 2, ihPlaCitr1.1, whole genome shotgun sequence genomic segment:
- the LOC135834478 gene encoding uncharacterized protein LOC135834478, with translation MAAIKLLNMQLSVTKVSYAILCAWTHDITASALITHRYETKVFETGFPLPEAIDPNVHTFQDLVCHSRAFVDNSLLIRYMAYTSRLVVTLPRAFGKSINLDMIKYFYQMEVDEATLKPIPREETKSYKTFEMGMMYCDGKFEKLKDSFLISGYKNERFFRQLGSVPVVRLNMGQPTLFKSLKDVYEAVKGVIRETLNDHSYIMNVSYANIDPAVQYYQDVFKSLEVSLNSDTGNGGVIPRLINLLYEIFHRKVLVIIDEYDAILNELCFGTSKLNDTEMTAVEDYFDHFYGQIVKHNIHVDRVFMTGTKCRIFSSIARMKYNTLGGGDAIHFYGMSNDNVLKLLSNAGLHNMFEKVLDHYDEYKFETGPNRTSKFKPNFIARFISQNGIPKEKNFWTSTSSTSAMLTIL, from the coding sequence ATTGTTGAATATGCAGTTGTCGGTTACAAAGGTTTCATATGCCATTCTGTGTGCATGGACTCATGACATTACTGCATCAGCACTCATCACACACAGATATGaaacgaaagtttttgaaacagGATTTCCCTTACCTGAAGCTATTGATCCGAATGTTCACACGTTTCAAGATCTTGTCTGTCACAGTCGTGCATTTGTGGATAATTCTTTACTGATAAGGTATATGGCTTATACAAGCAGACTCGTGGTAACTCTTCCGCGCGCTTTTGGCAAAAGCATCAACTTAGATATGATtaaatatttttaccaaatggaAGTTGATGAAGCCACATTAAAACCAATACCTCGAGAAGAAACGAAGTCGTATAAGACATTCGAAATGGGCATGATGTATTGCgatggtaaatttgaaaaattgaaggattcATTTCTGATTAGTGGTTACAAGAATGAACGTTTTTTTAGACAGCTAGGCTCAGTCCCTGTAGTACGCCTCAATATGGGTCAGCCAACGTTGTTCAAGTCTTTGAAGGATGTCTATGAAGCAGTAAAAGGAGTAATTAGAGAAACACTTAATGACCACAGCTACATAATGAACGTATCATACGCCAACATTGATCCAGCAGTCCAGTATTATCAAGACGTGTTTAAAAGCCTAGAAGTATCATTAAACAGTGACACCGGAAATGGGGGTGTTATACCAAGATTAATCAATTTGTTGTACGAAATATTTCATAGAAAGGTACTTGTAATAATCGACGAATACGACGCTATTCTAAATGAACTTTGTTTCGGCACTTCGAAGCTTAATGATACTGAAATGACTGCCGTTGAAgattattttgaccatttttacggTCAAATAGTAAAGCATAACATACATGTTGATCGAGTCTTCATGACTGGTACCAAGTGTAGAATTTTTTCCAGCATCGCTAGAATGAAGTACAATACATTAGGCGGAGGCGATGCGATTCATTTTTATGGTATGAGTAATgataatgttttgaaattattaagtAATGCTGGATTACACAACATGTTCGAAAAAGTGTTGGATCATTACGATGAATATAAGTTTGAGACTGGGCCTAATCGTACCAGTAAATTCAAGCCTAATTTCATAGCACGTTTCATCTCCCAGAATGGAATCCCAAAAGAGAAGAATTTTTGGACGTCAACTTCCAGCACTTCGGCAATGTTGACcatattataa